From the Pocillopora verrucosa isolate sample1 chromosome 11, ASM3666991v2, whole genome shotgun sequence genome, the window TGTTTAGTTTCCCTGGAAGTTATTATTAAAGCCAGTACTAGATTAAACATTACTTCCcatcaaaattcaaatgatCTGCCTCTTAGAGCTTTCTTGACCAGGTTGCTGGTATAAACACTGAAACTGTTACCAACACAACCGATAACTGTCATAAAATGATTCATTATTTTACAGCCAAAGCCACAATCATATCTTGTCCAGGAAATGGGTTTAGTATGGCCCTATGGCACACTGAACACACCATAATAGTTTAGTAAATTTAAATAGTTCACTGATGTATTGagtcaattttgatttttcttcttccctctGCAGCCAGTACCTCAAGTTAGAATGATGTTGGGAGCAAATACATCTTAGTAAACTACAGCATTAAGTGGATCAGCACGAATACTACTCAAATCTAAGTTAGCATCTGCTTCCTCATCTATTTCTCCTATGACAgcactgaaaataaacaaatgtcaAGACTATTTAGTCCACTGACATCATTCACACCAAAAAAGCATGGAGAAAGCGATTTTGATGTTGCAGAAAGTCATACCTCTAATGTCactacaagaaataaaaatagctTGAGGGGCTGAGGAACATGCAAACTAGTGTTGATAAGTAAAACTCTGATGATTCAGATGATTCAGGTTATTAAAATTCAGTTACTGTTTACAACAGACCTTTCCACCGTACTAGATTAAAACTCGACAGGTGAGCATGGGATAAAGTCTCAAGAAACCCTGATTTTAAAAGTAACCTGCAATGTGTAAACCAGCTTACATATTATCTCCTCTGATGATGTAAAGACCCAACATGACCTGTTCCACTCCACTTCCTGAAGAGAACACTCTCTCATGGCTCTCATCCAAAATTAAATTCACTGTTTGATCAAACCCTTTAAGGGTTCCCTAAAATAagtcaagaaacaaattttgtgAAGAAGGTTCCTTGctctcaaaaaaaattgcttcctGCATGAAAAATAGGCAAAAGAGTAATTTAGGGTATAAATTAGTaatcaacaaaaagaaaaacaagagatGAGAGGGGGAGAGGTATTGACATCTCACATGCCTTGGAGTTCGCCTTTCTGCACCCCCTGATAGGCTTATTAAAAAGTTATGACTGGTTTTAGATTTGCAATAAACTACATAATGAAATTCACGGCACAAAAATCTACAAAATCTTACCACAATCATTCTTCCATCCTGTGTGATTACTGCTACAGTATCTATATTCTAGTGTTAAGAATGTGTACCTCGACACAGATGTAGACTCGCACATAAGAATGTACATGGTGCTTTTCTGCAGATGAACAACCTGGTAGTGACATATGTTCCCAGTCCTAGTAAGGACTAACATGTACTAGAGAACGTTTAACGTTTTGTCACGATTATAGAGTCTCAAAAAACCGAAAATGATAAACCACAGCTTACTATTTCTTCTGACGCATTAAGATTTTTCGTGGTTGAAGATTTATTAACGCTGCAAAGATTCTGAAAGTTACCGAGAGCATATTGTTTGTTGTGGAACACGCGCACTTTAACATAGACAATTGAAAGCACACCAGACCAATCTGATTGAAACGTGTGCTACCTGAAAGAGATATGTGCATTATCAATCAGCGAGAAATAGTTGCATTTGATAATTTCGATTCCTAATGCAAGTGATTCAAGTATAAAAGGATACGATTTACATACGTTTCCAGAGTAGTCGCCATGATGGAATGAAAATGAATCCTTGGTAACCACTCCATTTAAGTTGGACACGAAATACTGGAGCAGTTCCAGTTATCTAAGACTTTCAGTTGGACCGGAACTAGGACTAACTTTTGagaaaagtttactttaaattttcccCTTCAGTTGGCGATGGATGGCAGAAAGTGTTTCAAGTGTGGCAAAACGGGTCACTTAAAGAGAGATTGTCCAGAAAAGGCAAACCATAATTTACAGAATGTGAAATGTTTTGCTTGTGGAAGGCATGGTCATTTTCAGAAGGATTGTACCAACTCGGCAGACGGGAACACAGCTGACACAGCGTCTACGAGGCACTCAAAAAATTCTACAAGAAGCCGGAAAATGGAGGTGCAATTTCCAGTCAGCAAGTCAATGTTTATTGATACTCATTGTCATTTAGAGTATGTTTATGAAAGACTCAGACACACTGGAAGTTTGAAAGAGTTCCAGGCAAGGTATCCGTTCCCACCAAATTTTGAGGGTTGCATTACAACATTTTGTGATCCTGCAGCTTTTTCGTCGTTTGGCACTTGGTATGATGTACTTTCGGAAGAGAGTGTTTGGGGAACATTTGGCTGTCACCCTCACAATGCCAAATATTACAACGATGAGTTGGAAGCTAAAATAATTCAGTGTTTGGATCATCCCAAAGCCATTGCCCTAGGTGAGGTCGGGCTTGATTACTCTTCACATTGTACATCTCCCCCTGAAGTTCAAAAAGAAGTGTTTACTAGACAAGCCAACTGGGCTGTAACACTAGAAAAACCATTGGTTGTTCATTGTCGTGATGCGGAAACAGACACGCTTGAAATTCTTAAGTCCTGTCTACCACAAGACTGGAGAATCCACTTGCACTGTTATACTGGATCAAGTGCATTTGCAACCAGATTTTTTCGAGAATTTCCAAACCTTTTCATAGGAATGACAGCAGTGGTTACTTTTGCTAAAGCTACAAATATTCATGAACTTGCATTTGATGTGCCTTTAGAAAAGCTTCTACTGGAAACCGATGCACCATATTTTGTTCCATCGCAAGTGGCTGATAAGCATAACAAGTTCAGCAACCCTGGAATGGCAATATTTACTGCTCAGAGAATTGCAGAAATAAAGGGTGTTGCATTAGAAGAGGTCCTTGAAACAGTTAGAAAAAACACTGCACGTGTTTATGGTATTTAATCTCAGAATAGGAatggtttttttatttagataGGTATCCATTTATGTTTTCACCATAACACCAACTCTTGGAGTGGGAGAGGGGCTGATGATAAGTTGAGGAGGTTAAACTGTTCCTTAACTCAAACTCTTTATATAGCATTTTTATTAGCTCTTCTTTTTTGAAGATTGGAAAAAGGATGTGCTTTGTACAAAATCAAACTCACACAAATTTTTTATGATTGCATTTTATTACATGCAAATTATATAGCTTACATGACCCATGTTGTACATGAACTTCGTAATGagccttgctcaccatagagtctttGTGGCTGTGTGGTGGAGCATCATAGTGCGGCAGAATTCataggtctgaggttcgattccccatggagactcagaattttttctttgtccttgcttgtgaaaagacaaaaaacatctttctccagCTTGCATAATATTATTAAAATCTATGTGATAAATGTTATTTTGGTAAGAAATGTTTGACTGTGATCTTTGAAGGTAAAGAACCAAAATTTACCAGAaaggttttgattttctttaggAAGATTTCTCCCTCTGAGATACCAGGCCATGTTTTAAAACAGGAAGAAATGACAATGCCAGTAGAAAGCACAATCCAAAGAAATACTGGTAACCAATAATATCTACTAGTATCCCAGATAAGGAAATCATCAGCAATTTACCCAACACTTCTGATGTGGCAAGAACAGCACAGTGTGTTGCTTTAGCACCAGGTAAAGAATTTTGTGAACTTAACATCATGAGTGTGAATGTTGCAGTTGTGATTATTCCCCCACTTAGTTGTATGAAACATTCAATGATTGCAATTGCAGATTTTGTGAATTGTGTTAAGGACAGCAACCAAAGTGAGAGAAGTGGTACTAGTCTTGCATACGAAGTCCATAGGAGTACTTTAATCACCCATGAccttaaattcaaaattaaaaacagagcTTTTTCAATATTGAGTGCAGTTAGTGCTGtgtcaaaaacaaaatcatgtaACAACTATTTATTAAGTAGTGTCCACATGCAAACAACATTCAAAAAATACAATTGTTAAAAAAGGGCACAGGTTTTAAACAGGCAAAATTTACCCAAAAAGTTTCTGAAGTCTTGTAGCATGCCATAGAGGAACAATGGAGGGAAATGTATACTTCCCTTACCTATCAATAATTCTAAGTATATTACAGTTGTGCTATTTACTCTTTGTTTACTGTTACTCAGTGGTACCACACATGTTTTGATTTATGTTTGTGTTATTTTGTCACCCTTCTGTGGTCAATATCTTACACATTTAATGCCCTTTTTCCTGTTGTCACtgtaattttattcaaattagaAAGTACATTACAGATGTTAGTGATATGTTGACCATTCACATTACCTGTGTCCATACTGCAGACTAACAATCCAGCCTCCTATGGTTGAACCACTGATTGAGAACAGTTGACCAAATATTCCAAATATTACCCCCACTTGTTCTTGGGGAATTCTTTGATCAATCAGATACAAAGGCAGCATGCTAACAACACCTTGTTCGCCTAATTTGTATGTTGCAACATAGAACATCAGCCATGAGAAGTCAACAGTCCTAATAGTAGTTCTAATGATCTTTAAAGGACTAAGCTTGCCACTTGTATTATCATTGGAGACTGACATAGATGAACGTAACtgatttcctttaatttcctgatTTTTCAATGATACTCCCTTTGCTATTTCATATGTTGAACGTGTTTCACTGTTAATGTTTATTACTGAGATGATTAACATGACTATGTAAAAAGAGCCCCAGAGGGTGAACAACCATTTCCAGCTGTAGTATACACTGAGCCAAGAAAGAATACCTCCTCCAAATAATGCACCCAGTTTGTAACCAACCACTTGTAGTGTGCTCGCCTTTCctgaaaatggaataaaatgttaCCCTTTGGACTAGCAGTATTCCATTGATTGAGGTGTCTTGTCAAGTCACAGGTCATTTGTGATCACTCAATCAACAATTTGACCAAATCAAAGGATTTTCCTCTAATGTTACATCCCTAGTTTGTGAAAGAGAATTTCCTAGGCTGTTATGCATGCAGAGTACAGGCCACCTTCCACAAATAAAACCTACACAAGACACTATGAATGTTGAGAGATTATCTTGGACAGCGCTAAAAAAGATGTATTTTTAAGCTATGGTCTTGGGCAGAAAACAATAACCCTCTTTCCTTGATCTTATGGGTGAggatttcattatttttcataatttgtttgAATTGTTTGCATTATTTAAACTATTCATGCTGAAGTTGTAAATGTATTCTTACCAAGATCTTCAGGTTCTAGCAGGCAAATTGCATAGGCATCCACTGCAACATCCTGTACAGCAGATGTTATGTTCATCCACAACACCCAGAACAGAACCAAAAGAGTATTGTGTTCTCCCACCCAGGCTGATGCAAAGCAAATTACGGCCATAATTAACGAGCCCAAAGTAATCCAAGAGTTCAAAGACCATAACTTATCAATCAAAGGTGCTATTGTGAATTTGAAAATCCATGGTAAACTTAATAGGCGGCTAAGGCCTACCTTTGACAATGAAAACTTATGTTTCCTCAGAAATAATGGAAGAAGTTTGACTTGAAAGCCATAAGGCAATCCTTGACCGAAAtataaaagaaacaacagaacATCAGAGCTCGCCatcttgaaaaacaacaaattctttGGTAGCCACGCCATCTAAATAGATGGAGCGGCTCCATAGCTGCATTTCGAATGTTTTCATGTCAAAAACATAGTTGCAAATCTATCCTCCTTTCTGCTGCTAAGACTGCTTGTCGGACACTATTAGTGAAAACCGGGTTTTATTATGTATTCTTTGTCAAGATTCGCTCTCCGCAGAAATCTTCTCCCATGTATTGAAGTGTTAAAACCCTTCAATTCACTTTTGAGATTTCAGAAAACCGAGGCAGTCTCTGATCGCAGCGGTGATCAGGAATCCGCAACTCAAGGTAAACCCTTCCAAGACATCCCTGGTCGCCCCAAAAACTTCAAATCTTTCGTAGAATTTTACTGGAAATCTGAGCGATTTACCAAAGGATACAAAATGCTGGACGAATTGTTTCGGACATATGGCCCTATTTTTAAGGAGTTCGCTTTCTTGGGGACGTACTCCGTGCATCTCATTGATCCTGTTGATCAAGAAAAAGCTCTACGTGCCGAAGGAAAATATCCCACCAGAGTAATGATTGACTTTTGGCTGGAGCATCGACAACGCAGGAATTATTTCCCTGGCATTGTGCTCTTGTAAGTCACGATTCTCCATGTGCCCAAATACACTTCGCGTGACATGACAGTATCGCCATTTAATTATGCGAAGCAGAAGGAGGTGAACACGCGAGTTCTTTTCACCAATGCTGTTTCTAGCTATACGGCAGCCGGACAGGTTTATGAAGTTACTCCGCGTCTGGCAGTCGAAATATTTACCAATTTTAATTCACACAATCAGAAACGTTTTTAGATCGATAGACACGTTACGTTTTCCACCGACCTGCTAGTTTTGCATAAGCTCGGCGCTCTTTATTTATTTAGGACCTGTTTACATGGATGTGGGGAAACCTAGGTAGTTGAGGTAACCCGAGGTTATCACATGCAGTCTTACAACCCCGGGATGCAGGGGCGAGGTTTCCCGAGGTTTTTATCGCACTTGTAGTTAAGGATTTTAAGATGTCACTACGACGACATGTGGTAAACGTCGCCGTAAAAAacgtaatttattttcttctaagATTTTCGCCATCAGCTCGATGCATTAACCGTTTCTGACGGTACAACGTCTTCACTTCGGCTCAACATGTGAATGTGGTGCTGAGTTCAAAGTAACATCGTGACTAAATCGCTGTCGAGGTTTCATTGCTAAGAGGACGTAAAAATTGGTGTTTTAACGTTTAAGCTCTGCATGAGACTGCTAGGAAATGAACAAAGTTTTAACACACTCgagtttcgttttttttttttggctcatttgaTCTTTTTGTAACATGGCTAGCGGGTaaccccaccttgagacgtttacatggcaaactGTCACTCGGGCAGACAGGGTTACCCTGCCCAGCAGCCTGGGCAACCTGCCTAGGcaggtcaccccacctatcatgtaaacgtgttcaagataaaataagagatttTATGGATGGGCGGGTTACCACACTTGGTGGGTTACCTCACCAACCTGGGGTCCCctacctccatgtaaacaggcccttagacAGACTTAAAATTAAATCTGTGACTTAAAGGCTTGTTGCAAGCTTCCAGACACAGAATTCATAAACACTCCGTGTCCAGCAGTTGAAagttttcctcaatttttaattttattgtgaaattACATTAGAATTATAATATGCTAGGCAGAGCTATCTTTGTTTACATTGGTAATAATTTCATGATTATGCTTGTTGTCTTCACAAATGTTAATTGAGGTACAATTGTTTGCAGCAAGCTTCTGGACACGAAGTCAAAATACTCCATGTCTGGCAgtcaaatgttttttaaattttatgtttttcttgttgatAGACTCAAAACAGTAGGTTGCCTGCTGTAAACAGAATAAATGAGATGGTAAGGTTCGaacttggtaaagaaatagagaaagatgttttcatcttgtcacaggtgtgggacaaagaaaaaattcagggccctcaaggtctgaggttcaatttcTCCTGGGgactctgaattttttctttgtcccacactcatgacaagatgaaaacatttttctctaatgttattattgtttaaaaaacaaaagaattagtaaataatttttactgcCAGACAGGGAGTAATTTCAAAAACCAATCCAGGCTGCTGGACATCTAGACACAGCATTTTACCAATTGATCAAACTATAACAAAATCTGAGAAACAAACTAGTTATTGGTTATACGTTTTCTTAAATTCTGCCATAGTTGTATTCATTAACCCAAGCACTCATTGAAGAGGACAAACAAACACTGACAGAGTAATAGCAAGCATAttctaaaaatttgtttttctcaattaatgaacaacatatttttttgaatctgacagacaaggagaagagTGGTACAGAGTACGACACAGTGTAGCTCCAAAAATAATGCGTCCAAAGATTATGGAGGAAAATATTGATAACTTTACTGCTGTAACAAAAGATGCAATTGCAAGGCTTGCCAAACTAAAGGAGGAATGTGGACCTGACAGACACATTCCAGACTTGGAGGAGGAACTTAGTAAATGGGCTACAGAGAGTAAGTCAATCAAAACTGGTTGTACTTTCAATTAATGTGAGTTATCTGTGACCTATAGATGTAGTTTAAGTGAAGTTTCATGGGCAGTATGAGAATCTATTATATAAACATCAATGAAATACCAAGTAAACTTTCATATGAAAACATATCTTCACACTTGAAGATAGCATGTCAACTGTGTATCTTCACAGGTAGAAAGACcactgttgctatggttatatataaaaaagttaaagtgaaattgttttgttttcatctgtGTTTTTCTTAACAGATAGAATGTTGTGTGGCTGCATGGAGATaagaaatttctctttgagtgttgaaaaatatttcttgagtGAGGGAAACAaacaagtgaaatatttttcaatacaaGATGTAATATCTCTAATCCACTTAATATCCTATATATAATTCAGTATTAAAAAATGTGGGTCACCAAGTTTGAATTTGACTTCGAAGTTGAGTTGAGAGCCACATTAAGGTAGAGTTATAGCTGTGTCTCAAAGGCTGTATTTTTGCCAAAATTAGTCACCTAATATGTCAAAAAAGTGGAAagttaggattttttttttgatatgaCAAATGAGAATTGGTATTGGTATTTGAAAGTAAGGAAACCATTTTGAGCCTGCTTTTTATCAAATATGCATATACCCAAATGTGGATCAATGTCTGACACATTTGATTGTCAAAGTTATCAATTAGGTGGCATGTACCCCTCTCATCACCAAAGCAAACCAAAAAACTTTGCCTAAAGAGGTTTTTGAAGGGTTGTCTCAAGCCATCCTATACTTAATGGACTTTTAAATTTGGGGAAAGCTGATCAGGAGGCGGGAGTGTGCATAAATTATGTTGTGCTACCATTCCATTCTGCCTTGTAGGCTGACTTGCAGTTTAACCAGGGTGATAAAAGCTTTTTGTGGTAATTAGAAATGAGGCCCTTTTTCTCAATAATGAGAGAATGAAAcaacaatgatgatgaaaattggGCCTCAGGTTAGGAAACTGAATAACAGGCTGTGAGGTGGATGTTACAGGCTTTTGTTAGAATGGACTTCCTTTAAGCAAAGTGTTGTTTgataattgttgtttttgatattgtatttattcattttatcttCATGTTTTGATTGAATTAGGAAGTAAACATTCTGTTTGTACTTTTTCAAGGTGTGGGAACACTTGCATTTGATTCCCGCCTAGGGCTCTATGAAGATCCTCCTAAAGAAGAAGCGATGCGATTCATCACAGAGGTTCATAACTTCTTCTCAATCAGTCATAAGTTGTTTTTTAGTGTATCAAGGCGACTTGGTAAGAACTTCAGCATTGATACACCATTACTAAAGAAATTCTTCAAGACTGCTGATACCCTTATAGAAATTGGGGAAGGTTTTGTGGATAAGAAGATGaatgaattgaaagaaatgtcaGATAAAGGAATTGATAACACTCAAGGCAAGTATTCAGTTAAATATGTCCTTTTAGTAAATTTATGCACTTATATGATTATTACATAGTTGTATACAAGTCTATGAGTCTGTAAGGTAAATTGTAAATTCTCAACATGTTGTCTTAACCACAGTTGCAACAATTTTTGTACATTGACCAA encodes:
- the LOC131787856 gene encoding U6 snRNA-associated Sm-like protein LSm8 produces the protein MATTLETYVNHTVAVITQDGRMIVGTLKGFDQTVNLILDESHERVFSSGSGVEQVMLGLYIIRGDNIAVIGEIDEEADANLDLSSIRADPLNAVVY
- the LOC131787840 gene encoding putative deoxyribonuclease TATDN2; the protein is MDGRKCFKCGKTGHLKRDCPEKANHNLQNVKCFACGRHGHFQKDCTNSADGNTADTASTRHSKNSTRSRKMEVQFPVSKSMFIDTHCHLEYVYERLRHTGSLKEFQARYPFPPNFEGCITTFCDPAAFSSFGTWYDVLSEESVWGTFGCHPHNAKYYNDELEAKIIQCLDHPKAIALGEVGLDYSSHCTSPPEVQKEVFTRQANWAVTLEKPLVVHCRDAETDTLEILKSCLPQDWRIHLHCYTGSSAFATRFFREFPNLFIGMTAVVTFAKATNIHELAFDVPLEKLLLETDAPYFVPSQVADKHNKFSNPGMAIFTAQRIAEIKGVALEEVLETVRKNTARVYGI
- the LOC131787839 gene encoding major facilitator superfamily domain-containing protein 3, which translates into the protein MAWLPKNLLFFKMASSDVLLFLLYFGQGLPYGFQVKLLPLFLRKHKFSLSKVGLSRLLSLPWIFKFTIAPLIDKLWSLNSWITLGSLIMAVICFASAWVGEHNTLLVLFWVLWMNITSAVQDVAVDAYAICLLEPEDLGKASTLQVVGYKLGALFGGGILSWLSVYYSWKWLFTLWGSFYIVMLIISVININSETRSTYEIAKGVSLKNQEIKGNQLRSSMSVSNDNTSGKLSPLKIIRTTIRTVDFSWLMFYVATYKLGEQGVVSMLPLYLIDQRIPQEQVGVIFGIFGQLFSISGSTIGGWIVSLQYGHRSWVIKVLLWTSYARLVPLLSLWLLSLTQFTKSAIAIIECFIQLSGGIITTATFTLMMLSSQNSLPGAKATHCAVLATSEVLGKLLMISLSGILVDIIGYQYFFGLCFLLALSFLPVLKHGLVSQREKSS
- the LOC131787837 gene encoding sterol 26-hydroxylase, mitochondrial-like isoform X1, translated to MYSLSRFALRRNLLPCIEVLKPFNSLLRFQKTEAVSDRSGDQESATQGKPFQDIPGRPKNFKSFVEFYWKSERFTKGYKMLDELFRTYGPIFKEFAFLGTYSVHLIDPVDQEKALRAEGKYPTRVMIDFWLEHRQRRNYFPGIVLLQGEEWYRVRHSVAPKIMRPKIMEENIDNFTAVTKDAIARLAKLKEECGPDRHIPDLEEELSKWATESVGTLAFDSRLGLYEDPPKEEAMRFITEVHNFFSISHKLFFSVSRRLGKNFSIDTPLLKKFFKTADTLIEIGEGFVDKKMNELKEMSDKGIDNTQAVPLLTYLLTKKELTPQEVVGVLLDVVGAGVDTTANTTLWMLYNLGRNPHVQDKLYQEVESVVGKDADVTSQSLAKLSYLKACLKETMRLHPVISANSRTLDEDIELRGYHVPAGTFIVLENYCTARSEEYFEDPLEYKPERWLREQREEAHAFASIPFGFGPRMCLGRRLAELEIYLFVCKLLQRFQIEYNQGPLEMYQKILMVPDKPVKIKLIDRR